The Dermacentor albipictus isolate Rhodes 1998 colony chromosome 2, USDA_Dalb.pri_finalv2, whole genome shotgun sequence genome has a segment encoding these proteins:
- the LOC135902772 gene encoding uncharacterized protein, producing the protein MAVSRPPYDCDRDCPPDLLLLVAHYEALSSAKRAELQAVRIQKASIKKKRKAAERRCRSLAALAVVMSARQRSVWTLSRPPSWYDTTVPTLSDQDFKASFRVSRSTFAYIVSSCPSLTREDTNMRACIPLHQRVALSLYRLATSAEERTVAHLFGVSRPSVNLIFRQFCDVVVDVLEPQVVRFPSLNNVRDHVRQFEACIGFPQGFGVLDDCHIKVSPPKENAQDYYNYKGWYSIILLAVVDHNYKFMFINVGSPGRNHDAAVYRGSILPDVVGTDLFTLPGQIIDGIPIGAVLLCDQAFSLQRHLMKPFPHMSASNPTVQTFNYTLSKARRVVENAFGRLKARFRILKAIECQIENVNSIVRACCILHNVCEHMRDQCDTQWSAEAAAGELPHPVCVSNAVSSSGESVRRALAKHIFSLKP; encoded by the coding sequence ATGGCGGTTAGCCGGCCACCTTATGATTGCGACCGTGATTGTCCACCCGATTTGCTTCTCCTGGTTGCGCACTACGAGGCCttgtcgtctgcaaaaagggctgAGCTGCAAGCTGTGCGCATTCAGAAAGCGTCAATCAAGAAGAAGCGGAAGGCGGCCGAGAGGCGATGTCGCAGCCTCGCTGCACTCGCTGTGGTGATGTCTGCTAGGCAAAGGAGTGTGTGGACGCTTTCCAGACCACCGTCTTGGTACgacaccaccgtgccgacgttGTCGGATCAAGATTTCAAGGCCAGCTTTCGCGTGAGCCGTTCCACATTTGCCTACATCGTGAGCTCGTGTCCTTCACTAACACGGGAGGATACAAACATGCGAGCTTGCATACCCCTACACCAGCGCGTCGCCCTCTCGCTGTACAGACTCGCCACATCGGCAGAGGAAAGGACTGTGGCTCATCTCTTCGGTGTGAGTCGGCCATCCGTGAACCTGATCTTCCGACAGTTTTGTGACGTTGTCGTAGATGTTCTCGAGCCCCAAGTTGTGCGGTTTCCGTCACTGAACAATGTTAGAGACCACGTGCGACAGTTCGAAGCCTGCATAGGCTTTCCGCAGGGCTTTGGCGTGCTGGACGATTGCCATATAAAAGTCTCGCCACCCAAAGAAAATGCGCAGGACTATTACAACTATAAGGGCTGGTATAGCATAATTTTGCTTGCTGTTGTAGACCACAACTACAAGTTCATGTTTATTAATGTTGGGTCTCCAGGGCGCAATCATGATGCAGCAGTGTACAGAGGCTCGATATTACCGGACGTAGTAGGAACTGATCTGTTCACTTTACCAGGCCAGATTATTGACGGGATACCAATAGGAGCGGTCCTCCTCTGTGACCAGGCCTTTTCATTGCAGCGTCACTTGATGAAGCCTTTCCCTCACATGAGTGCGAGCAACCCAACAGTGCAAACGTTCAATTACACACTCTCAAAAGCGAGGCGTGTCGTTGAGAATGCCTTTGGGAGATTGAAGGCTAGGTTCAGGATCTTGAAGGCAATTGAGTGCCAAATCGAAAATGTCAACAGCATTGTGCGAGCTTGTTGCATCCTTCACAATGTATGCGAGCACATGCGTGATCAGTGCGACACACAGTGGAGTGCTGAAGCAGCAGCTGGGGAGCTTCCGCATCCTGTTTGTGTGAGCAACGCAGTGAGCTCGTCAGGTGAAAGTGTCCGACGTGCTTTGGCCAAGCACATCTTTTCATTGAAGCCATGA